One genomic window of Synergistaceae bacterium includes the following:
- a CDS encoding transcriptional regulator: MEEIIIPHAYACDLMSDVLAFCSPGALLLTGLTNVQIIRTAQMLDIPAIVFVRGKVPLEETLNLAQENGIPVLLTKYSMYQTCGILYARGIKPSYTPQGA, encoded by the coding sequence CTGGAAGAGATAATTATTCCCCATGCCTATGCATGCGATCTTATGAGCGATGTCCTTGCCTTCTGTTCACCCGGCGCCCTGCTTCTGACAGGACTTACAAATGTGCAGATAATCAGAACGGCGCAAATGCTGGACATCCCTGCAATCGTATTCGTGAGAGGCAAGGTGCCGCTGGAAGAAACGCTTAATCTCGCACAGGAAAACGGAATTCCCGTTCTTCTTACGAAGTACAGCATGTATCAGACATGCGGCATCTTATACGCAAGGGGAATCAAGCCCAGTTATACCCCGCAGGGAGCATGA